In Rhodovulum sulfidophilum DSM 1374, the following are encoded in one genomic region:
- a CDS encoding sulfurtransferase TusA family protein has protein sequence MGPEIEIDLRGLKCPLPVLRARKALASLAPGNLLRLWADDPVAVIDIPHFCREAGHELVGTEETGAATLYLIRKG, from the coding sequence ATGGGACCCGAGATCGAGATCGACCTGCGGGGGCTCAAATGCCCCCTGCCCGTCCTGAGGGCGCGCAAGGCGCTTGCGTCGCTTGCCCCGGGCAACCTGCTGCGGCTCTGGGCGGATGACCCGGTCGCGGTCATCGACATCCCGCATTTCTGCCGCGAGGCCGGGCACGAACTGGTCGGCACCGAAGAGACCGGCGCGGCTACGCTCTACCTGATCCGGAAAGGATAG
- a CDS encoding transposase, whose protein sequence is MTCLTLTILLGRSRRQVAGLVEMARPDWRVPCYSTPCRREARISAQIPYSCSSQPLIESAGLRFRTDGD, encoded by the coding sequence ATGACCTGCCTTACCTTGACGATCCTGTTGGGCCGGTCGCGTCGTCAGGTCGCCGGGCTGGTCGAGATGGCCAGGCCCGACTGGCGGGTGCCATGCTATTCGACACCTTGCCGCCGCGAAGCAAGGATCTCCGCACAAATCCCATACAGCTGTTCCAGCCAGCCGCTGATCGAGAGCGCGGGGCTCCGCTTCCGGACCGATGGTGACTGA
- a CDS encoding Y-family DNA polymerase, with translation MFDGMHRRIVSIWFPRLASDRALRLRPVEAPFALSLTRAGVERIHCLNLAAVSRGLHRGMGLADARALCPDLLSRPADPAADARFLRALCRWATRYCPWAGIEGEDGLVLDITGAAHLFGGEAEMLADMRARLLRAGIAARLGLAATRGAAWALARHGEGVAAPGADPLQALGHLPVRALRLEEDTAAALDRLGLRRVADLAARPRAPLARRFGPELLKRLDQALGTEAEAIAPVAEPPHYAVRLSLPDPIGLVSDVMAGTGRLLEALCARLKDRQDGARVLRLTLNRVDGDSRQVELRLARPLHEPARILPLFERGVAGVEAGFGIDRLRLEAVQVEPLPPCQTGFHGGDRTDGLDDLISRIGTRIGLENIRRFLPADSHIPERSFLIAPAAWSEPGRAWIVPHPRPLRLFPPEPIAGTGPQPPGRFRWRRMTLETARATGPERIAPEWWLEDEAWRSGLRDYWRIETRQGRRLWLFHTPQAPGWFVQGEFA, from the coding sequence ATGTTCGATGGGATGCACAGACGCATCGTCTCGATCTGGTTTCCCCGGCTGGCGAGCGACCGGGCCCTGAGGCTGCGCCCGGTTGAGGCGCCTTTCGCGCTGAGCCTGACCCGCGCCGGGGTCGAGCGGATCCACTGCCTGAATCTCGCGGCCGTCTCCCGTGGCCTGCATCGCGGCATGGGCCTTGCCGATGCCCGCGCGCTCTGCCCCGATCTGCTCAGCCGCCCGGCCGATCCGGCCGCCGATGCGCGGTTTCTTCGCGCGCTCTGCCGCTGGGCCACGCGCTACTGCCCCTGGGCGGGGATCGAGGGCGAGGATGGGCTGGTCCTCGACATCACCGGCGCGGCGCATCTTTTCGGCGGCGAGGCGGAGATGCTCGCCGACATGCGGGCGCGGCTGCTGCGGGCGGGGATCGCCGCGCGGCTGGGACTGGCCGCGACCCGTGGCGCGGCCTGGGCCCTGGCCCGCCATGGCGAGGGCGTGGCCGCCCCCGGCGCGGACCCGCTGCAGGCTCTGGGCCATCTGCCGGTCCGGGCGCTGCGGCTGGAGGAGGACACCGCCGCCGCGCTGGACCGGCTGGGGCTGCGCAGGGTGGCCGACCTGGCCGCGCGGCCGCGCGCGCCGCTGGCCCGCCGCTTCGGACCCGAGTTGCTGAAGCGGCTGGACCAGGCGCTCGGGACCGAGGCCGAGGCGATCGCGCCCGTGGCCGAGCCGCCGCATTACGCCGTCCGCCTGAGCCTGCCGGACCCGATCGGGCTGGTCAGCGATGTCATGGCCGGGACCGGACGGCTGCTCGAGGCGCTTTGCGCCCGGCTGAAAGACCGGCAGGACGGTGCGCGCGTGCTGCGACTGACACTGAACCGGGTCGACGGGGACAGCCGGCAGGTCGAGCTGCGCCTGGCCCGCCCCCTGCACGAGCCCGCGCGCATCCTGCCCCTGTTCGAGCGTGGCGTCGCGGGCGTCGAGGCGGGCTTCGGCATCGACCGGCTGCGGCTCGAAGCGGTGCAGGTGGAACCGCTGCCGCCTTGCCAGACCGGCTTTCACGGCGGCGACCGGACGGACGGGCTGGACGACCTGATCAGCCGGATCGGCACCCGGATCGGGCTGGAGAACATCCGCCGCTTCCTGCCCGCCGACAGCCATATCCCCGAACGCAGCTTCCTGATCGCCCCCGCCGCCTGGTCCGAGCCGGGCAGGGCCTGGATCGTGCCGCATCCGCGCCCGCTGCGACTGTTCCCGCCCGAGCCCATCGCCGGGACCGGGCCGCAGCCGCCGGGGCGGTTCCGCTGGCGGCGCATGACGCTGGAGACCGCGCGGGCCACCGGCCCCGAGCGGATCGCGCCGGAATGGTGGCTGGAGGACGAGGCCTGGCGCTCGGGCCTGCGCGACTACTGGCGGATCGAGACCCGGCAGGGCCGGCGGCTGTGGCTGTTCCATACGCCGCAGGCCCCGGGCTGGTTCGTGCAGGGAGAATTCGCATGA
- a CDS encoding YeeE/YedE thiosulfate transporter family protein has protein sequence MTDSSQAMPVSSRLLPRTAGLGLLALTVLAVAAMAGPRSGALLAIGLGFGLVLEGLRFGFTGPWRRMILQRDASGLVAQMACLALVAAAAFPMLASHPGELLGAHAPVGFAMLGGAFVFGACMQIVLGCGSGTLVNAGSGNLVSVVALPFFCLGSFFGAYHLVWWTGLGALPVAVLAGGDGLALTLVLLASVAGLALALADPGKRAIPGRYWAAAILLAGLAILHLAVAGQPWGVVYGLGLWVAKGASALGADLSGSAFWSAPGNVERVRESVLTDVTSLTDLGLIAGAALAAFWRDGLSGRIADHPARAWIAVVIAGFLLGYSSRLAFGCNIGAFFSGISTGSLHGWAWFAAAFTGSWYGIKLRPWLGLEGRS, from the coding sequence ATGACCGATAGCAGCCAGGCAATGCCCGTTTCCTCCCGTCTCCTGCCCCGAACCGCTGGCCTCGGCCTTCTTGCCCTGACGGTGCTGGCCGTGGCCGCCATGGCCGGTCCGCGCTCGGGCGCGCTGCTGGCCATCGGGCTTGGCTTCGGCCTCGTGCTCGAAGGGCTGCGCTTCGGCTTTACCGGCCCCTGGCGGCGGATGATCCTGCAGCGCGACGCCTCCGGGCTGGTGGCGCAGATGGCCTGCCTTGCGCTGGTTGCGGCGGCGGCCTTTCCGATGCTGGCCAGCCATCCGGGCGAGCTTCTGGGGGCCCATGCGCCGGTGGGGTTCGCCATGCTCGGCGGCGCCTTCGTCTTCGGCGCCTGCATGCAGATCGTGCTGGGCTGCGGCTCGGGCACGCTGGTCAATGCGGGCTCGGGCAATCTGGTCTCCGTGGTCGCTCTGCCCTTCTTCTGTCTCGGCAGCTTCTTCGGCGCCTATCATCTGGTCTGGTGGACCGGGCTTGGCGCGCTGCCGGTCGCGGTGCTGGCGGGGGGCGACGGGCTGGCGCTGACGCTGGTGTTGCTGGCTTCGGTGGCCGGGCTGGCGCTGGCGCTGGCCGATCCGGGCAAGCGTGCGATCCCGGGCCGCTACTGGGCGGCGGCGATCCTGCTGGCGGGGCTTGCGATCCTGCATCTGGCGGTCGCGGGCCAGCCCTGGGGCGTGGTCTACGGGCTGGGGCTCTGGGTGGCGAAGGGCGCGAGCGCGCTCGGCGCCGATCTTTCGGGCTCGGCCTTCTGGTCGGCGCCCGGCAATGTCGAGCGGGTTCGCGAAAGCGTGCTGACCGACGTGACCTCGCTGACTGATCTGGGGCTGATCGCGGGCGCGGCGCTGGCCGCCTTCTGGCGCGACGGGCTTTCGGGCCGGATCGCCGATCACCCGGCCCGGGCCTGGATCGCGGTGGTGATCGCGGGCTTCCTGCTGGGCTATTCCTCGCGGCTGGCCTTCGGCTGCAATATCGGCGCCTTCTTCTCGGGCATCTCGACCGGCAGCCTGCATGGCTGGGCCTGGTTCGCCGCCGCCTTCACCGGGTCCTGGTATGGCATCAAGCTCCGGCCCTGGCTCGGGCTCGAGGGCCGGTCGTGA
- a CDS encoding error-prone DNA polymerase: MSGEPRDPLPNAPGTAGYAELCVTTNFTFLTGASHPEELVLRAAELGLAAIAITDRNSLAGVVRAHAALKEMRRERIEALRIRSQHRIDTCSRQAVGEPQDLGLPETPALPRLIVGARLVLRDSPVDWIALPTDRAAYQGLSRLLTRGKRRTEKGGCHLDRQDLTEAAQGLILIALPQADPETCAEPVREMQRRHPGRVFLGAAPRYDGTDQAHLAACARLALRAAAPMVAVGDVLMHRANRRRLADVLTCLREKITIDRIGTRALPNAERRLKGAADMVRVFRDHPAALRRSLEIAARCCFDLDELAYEYPDEAAGGEAPQARLDRLARDGLARRCPEGIPERYQALAEKELRVVGELGFAAYFLTVHDIVAHARSIGILCQGRGSAANSILCWALGITDVPPDRIAMVFERFVSKHRGEPPDIDVDFEHERREEVIQHIYEKYGRDRAGLCATVIHFRTRAAIREVGKVMGLSQDVTAALSGQVWGISGKGPDPERIRELGLDPADRRLAQTLRLIGEIIGFPRHLSQHVGGFVITRGLLDELCPIENAAMEDRTVIEWDKDDIDTLGILKVDILALGMLTCIRKAFELIERHEDRTLTLDTVPQEDAATYRMLQRADAVGVFQVESRAQMNFLPRMKPATFYDLVIEVAIVRPGPIQGGMVQPYIRRRQGLEAPEAFGPALEEVTRRTLGVPLFQEQAMQIAVVGAGFSAEEADRLRRSIASFRRMGTIGRFRDKFVAGMLANGYGPEVAERCFGQIEGFADYGFPESHAAAFALLVYVSAWLKCHRPAVFACALLNAQPMGFYAPAQIVRDLREHGVEVRPVCINHSAWDNSLERRADGALALRLGFRQIKGVRRDEADWIVAARGNGYRDPGTVWRRAGVPPAMLERLAEADAFAGIGFSRREALWQIRAIRAQAPLPLFDDPIDGEAIREPDVALPAMHLGEQVVEDYVSLRLSLRAHPMELLRPSLSGLTPHDRLAGAPLQRTAICGLVITRQRPGTASGVIFLTLEDETGVANVVVWPKVFERFRRAVMGGRLLRVTGRLQRDGIVVHLIAERVEDLSGRLSDLHHPLAGTIAAPQPCADDAPRPPRIATAARHPREQAKRLFPSRDFH, from the coding sequence ATGAGCGGAGAGCCCCGAGACCCGCTGCCCAATGCCCCGGGCACCGCGGGCTATGCCGAACTCTGCGTGACGACGAATTTCACCTTCCTGACCGGTGCCTCGCATCCCGAGGAACTGGTGCTGCGCGCCGCCGAGCTGGGGCTTGCCGCCATCGCGATCACCGACCGCAACTCGCTGGCGGGCGTCGTGCGCGCCCATGCCGCGCTGAAGGAGATGCGGCGCGAGCGGATCGAGGCGCTGCGCATCCGCTCGCAGCACCGCATCGACACCTGTTCGCGGCAGGCAGTTGGCGAGCCGCAGGACCTCGGCCTCCCCGAAACGCCCGCCCTGCCGCGACTGATCGTGGGCGCCCGGCTGGTGCTTCGCGACAGTCCCGTCGACTGGATCGCGCTGCCTACCGACCGCGCCGCCTATCAGGGGCTGAGCCGTCTTCTGACCCGGGGCAAGCGGCGGACCGAGAAGGGCGGCTGCCATCTCGACCGGCAGGACCTGACAGAGGCCGCGCAGGGCCTGATCCTGATCGCGCTGCCGCAGGCCGACCCCGAGACCTGCGCCGAGCCGGTCCGCGAGATGCAGCGCCGCCATCCCGGCCGGGTCTTCCTGGGCGCGGCGCCACGCTATGACGGAACCGACCAGGCCCATCTGGCCGCCTGCGCCCGGCTTGCGCTGCGGGCTGCCGCGCCGATGGTGGCGGTGGGCGACGTGCTGATGCACCGCGCCAATCGGCGGCGGCTGGCCGATGTGCTGACCTGCCTGCGCGAGAAGATCACCATCGACCGGATCGGGACACGGGCGCTGCCCAATGCCGAGCGGCGACTGAAGGGCGCCGCCGACATGGTCCGGGTGTTTCGCGACCATCCCGCCGCGCTCCGCCGCAGCCTCGAGATCGCGGCGCGCTGCTGCTTCGATCTCGACGAGCTGGCCTATGAATATCCCGACGAGGCCGCCGGGGGCGAGGCCCCGCAGGCACGGCTGGACCGGCTGGCGCGCGACGGTCTGGCCCGCCGCTGTCCCGAGGGCATTCCCGAGCGCTATCAGGCGCTGGCCGAGAAGGAGCTGCGGGTGGTGGGCGAGCTGGGCTTCGCCGCCTATTTCCTGACGGTGCACGACATCGTCGCCCATGCCCGCTCCATCGGCATCCTGTGCCAGGGGCGCGGCTCGGCGGCGAATTCGATCCTGTGCTGGGCGCTCGGGATCACCGATGTCCCGCCCGACCGGATCGCCATGGTCTTCGAACGCTTCGTGTCGAAACACCGGGGCGAGCCGCCCGATATCGACGTCGATTTCGAGCATGAGCGGCGCGAGGAGGTGATCCAGCACATCTACGAAAAATACGGCCGCGACCGGGCCGGGCTCTGCGCCACCGTGATCCATTTCCGCACCCGCGCCGCGATCCGCGAGGTGGGCAAGGTCATGGGGCTGTCGCAGGATGTCACCGCCGCCCTGTCGGGCCAGGTCTGGGGCATCTCGGGCAAGGGCCCCGATCCGGAGCGGATCCGCGAGCTGGGGCTCGATCCGGCCGACCGGCGGCTGGCCCAGACGCTGCGCCTGATCGGCGAGATCATCGGCTTTCCCCGGCATCTGTCCCAGCATGTCGGCGGCTTCGTCATCACCCGCGGGCTGCTGGACGAGCTCTGCCCGATCGAGAACGCGGCGATGGAGGACCGCACCGTGATCGAATGGGACAAGGACGACATCGACACGCTGGGCATCCTCAAGGTCGACATCCTGGCGCTGGGGATGCTCACCTGCATCCGCAAGGCCTTCGAGCTGATCGAGCGCCACGAGGACCGGACCCTGACCCTCGACACCGTGCCCCAGGAGGACGCGGCCACCTACCGGATGCTGCAGCGGGCCGATGCGGTGGGGGTGTTCCAGGTCGAAAGCCGGGCGCAGATGAACTTCCTGCCGCGGATGAAACCCGCCACCTTCTACGATCTCGTCATCGAGGTCGCCATCGTCCGCCCCGGCCCGATCCAGGGCGGCATGGTGCAGCCCTATATCCGCCGCCGCCAGGGGCTGGAGGCGCCCGAGGCCTTCGGCCCGGCACTGGAAGAGGTCACGCGGCGCACCCTCGGCGTGCCGCTTTTCCAGGAACAGGCGATGCAGATCGCGGTGGTGGGCGCGGGGTTCAGCGCCGAGGAGGCAGACCGGCTGCGCCGCTCCATCGCCTCGTTCCGGCGCATGGGCACCATCGGCCGGTTCCGCGACAAGTTCGTGGCGGGGATGCTGGCAAACGGCTACGGCCCCGAGGTGGCCGAACGCTGTTTCGGTCAGATCGAGGGCTTCGCCGATTACGGCTTTCCCGAAAGCCATGCCGCGGCCTTCGCCCTTCTGGTCTATGTCTCGGCCTGGCTGAAATGCCATCGCCCGGCGGTCTTCGCCTGCGCGCTGCTGAATGCCCAGCCGATGGGGTTCTACGCCCCCGCCCAGATCGTGCGCGATCTGCGCGAGCACGGCGTCGAGGTCCGGCCGGTCTGCATCAACCACAGCGCCTGGGACAACAGCCTGGAACGGCGCGCCGACGGCGCGCTGGCGCTGCGGCTGGGGTTTCGCCAGATCAAGGGGGTCCGGCGGGACGAGGCCGACTGGATCGTCGCCGCCCGCGGCAATGGCTATCGCGATCCCGGAACGGTCTGGCGCCGCGCGGGTGTCCCGCCCGCCATGCTGGAACGCCTGGCCGAGGCCGACGCCTTTGCCGGGATCGGATTTTCCCGCCGCGAGGCGCTGTGGCAGATCCGGGCGATCCGCGCGCAGGCGCCGCTGCCGCTGTTCGACGACCCGATCGACGGCGAGGCGATCCGCGAGCCGGATGTGGCACTGCCCGCCATGCATCTGGGCGAGCAGGTGGTCGAGGATTATGTCTCGCTGCGCCTGTCGCTCCGCGCCCATCCGATGGAGCTTCTGCGCCCTTCCCTGTCCGGCCTCACGCCCCATGACCGGCTGGCCGGGGCGCCCCTGCAGCGGACCGCCATCTGCGGACTTGTCATCACCCGGCAGCGCCCCGGCACTGCCTCGGGGGTGATCTTCCTGACCCTGGAAGACGAGACCGGGGTCGCCAATGTGGTGGTCTGGCCCAAGGTCTTCGAGCGGTTCCGCCGCGCGGTGATGGGCGGGCGACTGCTGCGGGTCACCGGGCGGCTGCAACGCGACGGTATCGTCGTTCACCTGATCGCAGAGCGGGTCGAGGACCTGTCCGGCCGCCTGTCCGATCTGCACCACCCCCTGGCCGGGACCATAGCCGCCCCCCAGCCATGCGCCGACGATGCCCCCCGTCCCCCGCGGATCGCCACCGCAGCCCGCCACCCCCGCGAACAGGCCAAACGGCTCTTCCCCAGCCGCGATTTTCATTAG
- a CDS encoding ImuA family protein — MNIGSLPFPPLRRGRAHEVCGPGSVFFALAQAARIGGPLLWVAESWQTERINPAGIAALIDPGRLLLAEPRDQTEALAVTEEALRSGAVPLVVTELTKPLGLTPGRRLQLAARDGNATALSIIADRLENGGAGSNAAETRWHCAPVFDAVFDAAGSTLQRWSLIKNKSGTLEGWHVRWDAQTHRLDLVSPAGERPGPEAAPG; from the coding sequence ATGAACATCGGTTCCCTGCCCTTCCCGCCACTGCGCCGCGGTCGTGCCCATGAGGTCTGCGGCCCGGGGTCGGTTTTCTTTGCCCTGGCCCAGGCTGCCCGGATCGGGGGGCCGCTGCTCTGGGTCGCCGAAAGCTGGCAGACCGAGCGGATCAACCCCGCCGGGATCGCCGCCCTGATCGACCCCGGACGCCTCCTGCTGGCCGAGCCCCGGGACCAGACCGAGGCGCTGGCCGTGACCGAAGAGGCGCTGCGCTCGGGCGCGGTGCCGCTGGTGGTGACGGAACTGACCAAGCCCCTGGGGCTGACACCGGGGCGGCGGCTGCAGCTTGCGGCGCGGGACGGCAACGCCACCGCCCTGTCGATCATCGCCGACCGCCTCGAAAACGGGGGCGCTGGCAGCAACGCGGCCGAGACCCGCTGGCACTGCGCCCCCGTTTTCGACGCGGTCTTCGATGCGGCCGGGTCGACTCTGCAGCGCTGGTCCCTTATAAAGAACAAATCGGGAACACTTGAGGGCTGGCATGTTCGATGGGATGCACAGACGCATCGTCTCGATCTGGTTTCCCCGGCTGGCGAGCGACCGGGCCCTGAGGCTGCGCCCGGTTGA
- a CDS encoding sulfurtransferase has protein sequence MTRHAPSAAFALALLAGPALSAPDFGPLIEPRDLADALDASAPLVLDIRTGPDGAAPVFEAGHVPGAISAPYGLFRGPAENPGQLIPEDRLTEVLRSLGVTRDRPTVIVHQGSGDSDFGAAARVYWTLKSSGVSALAILNGGMAGWNAAGLTVETGPALAPAPSDIEVRFSHEWLATTEDVEAIVAGKAEGTLIDARPEPFWAGNAKHPAAFRPGTLPQSRPLPHSGWFEADDPARIAPEAAAGLAAANRLGADDAPVSFCNTGHWAATNWFALSELAGIEGVRLYPESMVGWTRSGHEAANVPSPLRNLWNRLRGRY, from the coding sequence ATGACGAGACATGCCCCGAGCGCGGCCTTCGCCCTTGCCCTTCTGGCCGGACCGGCGCTGTCGGCCCCGGACTTCGGCCCGCTGATCGAGCCCCGGGACCTGGCCGACGCGCTCGACGCCTCCGCGCCGCTGGTGCTCGACATCCGGACCGGGCCCGACGGCGCCGCGCCGGTCTTCGAGGCGGGTCATGTTCCGGGCGCGATCTCGGCGCCTTACGGTCTGTTCCGCGGACCGGCCGAGAACCCGGGCCAGCTGATCCCGGAGGACCGGCTGACCGAGGTGCTGCGCAGCCTCGGCGTCACCCGCGACCGGCCGACGGTGATCGTGCATCAGGGCAGCGGGGATTCGGATTTCGGCGCCGCCGCGCGGGTCTACTGGACCCTGAAATCGAGCGGGGTCAGCGCGCTTGCGATCCTGAATGGCGGCATGGCGGGCTGGAACGCGGCCGGGCTGACGGTCGAGACCGGCCCCGCGCTTGCCCCGGCGCCAAGCGATATCGAGGTCCGCTTCAGCCATGAATGGCTGGCCACCACCGAGGATGTCGAGGCCATCGTCGCGGGCAAGGCCGAGGGCACGCTGATCGATGCCCGTCCCGAGCCGTTCTGGGCGGGCAATGCCAAGCACCCGGCCGCGTTCCGGCCCGGCACATTGCCGCAATCGCGCCCGCTGCCCCATTCAGGCTGGTTCGAGGCCGACGACCCAGCCCGGATCGCGCCCGAGGCGGCCGCCGGGCTGGCCGCCGCCAATCGCCTCGGCGCCGATGACGCGCCGGTTTCCTTCTGCAATACCGGCCATTGGGCCGCCACCAACTGGTTCGCACTGAGCGAGCTGGCGGGGATCGAGGGCGTCAGGCTCTACCCCGAGTCGATGGTCGGCTGGACCCGCTCGGGCCATGAGGCGGCGAATGTTCCCAGCCCGCTTCGCAATCTCTGGAACCGCCTGCGCGGACGCTACTGA
- a CDS encoding DMT family transporter, with amino-acid sequence MAWICLFAAGILEVVWAFSMKKSAGFTLLTPTAITIITMLASFGLLSVAMKSLPLGTAYTIWTGIGAVGAFVVGITVLGEAITPARIIAALLIISGIVTMKLASAD; translated from the coding sequence ATGGCCTGGATCTGTCTTTTTGCGGCCGGTATCCTGGAGGTCGTCTGGGCCTTCTCGATGAAGAAGTCCGCCGGTTTCACGCTTCTCACCCCGACCGCCATCACCATCATCACGATGCTTGCCAGTTTCGGGCTGTTATCCGTGGCGATGAAGTCGCTTCCGCTGGGCACGGCCTACACGATCTGGACGGGCATCGGCGCCGTTGGCGCATTCGTCGTCGGGATCACCGTCCTGGGAGAGGCCATCACGCCGGCCCGGATCATTGCGGCGCTTCTCATCATCAGCGGCATCGTCACGATGAAGCTGGCCAGCGCCGACTGA
- a CDS encoding cytochrome c biogenesis CcdA family protein, which translates to MFGIELIDAGLMPAMLVALAAGLLSFLSPCVLPIVPPYLAYMGGISMGELTGAGQVRRRATVAALFFVLGLSTVFLLLGFTASAFGAFFLQNQTVFARVSGAVVVVFGLHFLHVIRIPVLDREVRVDAGDRGGSALGAYLLGLAFAFGWTPCIGPQLGAILSLAASEASLSRGTILLAVYAAGLGIPFLLAALFIQRAMGIMNRLKRHMALIEKAMGLLLLAVGLALLTGAFSSFSYWLLETFPALARLG; encoded by the coding sequence ATGTTCGGAATAGAGCTGATCGACGCGGGGCTCATGCCCGCCATGCTGGTGGCGCTGGCGGCGGGCCTTCTGAGCTTTCTCAGCCCCTGCGTGCTGCCGATCGTGCCGCCCTATCTGGCCTATATGGGCGGGATTTCGATGGGCGAGCTGACCGGGGCAGGGCAGGTGCGGCGGCGGGCGACGGTGGCCGCGCTTTTCTTCGTGCTGGGGCTGTCGACGGTCTTCCTGCTGCTGGGGTTCACCGCCTCGGCCTTCGGCGCCTTCTTCCTGCAGAACCAGACAGTGTTTGCGCGGGTCTCGGGGGCGGTGGTGGTGGTCTTCGGCCTGCATTTCCTGCATGTGATCCGGATCCCGGTGCTGGATCGCGAGGTCCGTGTCGATGCGGGCGATCGCGGCGGATCGGCGCTGGGGGCCTATCTTCTCGGGCTTGCTTTCGCCTTCGGCTGGACCCCCTGCATCGGGCCGCAGCTTGGCGCGATCCTGTCGCTCGCGGCCTCCGAGGCCAGCCTGTCGCGCGGGACGATCCTGCTGGCGGTCTATGCCGCGGGGCTTGGCATTCCCTTCCTGCTGGCCGCGCTTTTCATCCAGCGTGCGATGGGGATCATGAACCGTCTCAAGCGGCACATGGCGCTGATCGAGAAGGCCATGGGGCTGCTCTTGCTCGCGGTCGGGCTCGCGCTTCTGACCGGCGCCTTCAGCAGCTTCAGCTACTGGCTGCTCGAGACCTTCCCGGCGCTGGCGCGTCTGGGCTAG